From Mobula hypostoma chromosome 8, sMobHyp1.1, whole genome shotgun sequence, the proteins below share one genomic window:
- the pdcd2 gene encoding programmed cell death protein 2, producing MEERDPGLPGSRPVELGFVEPAAPARLASSQFPSKVGGRPAWLSLELPGPERLRCGGCAQPLMFLLQVYAPRESAFHRSLLIFCCALSDCPDRSFIILRSQLGRVNDFYSAEPEPEPEPDAPVRPIPGLNLCRVCGASGRKTCSRCHRARYCGKEHQRADWKAGHRAVCGQPGQPDDDGFSALNILFPEFELVMELEESEGEELEELQTCMGSMSVQKSVCMSEVMEEQELEAMAKHATKEDQIFAKFKKRIALAPDQVLRYCRGGGPLWVSGNNTPTDNDIPNCSCGARREFEFQVMPQLLNQLKVDRLEESLDWGTLVVYTCAQSCDPGNTYVLEFIWKQDFSAEQV from the exons ATGGAGGAGCGGGATCCAGGGCTGCCGGGCTCCAGACCCGTGGAGCTGGGCTTCGTGGAGCCGGCGGCCCCGGCGCGGCTGGCGAGCTCGCAGTTCCCCAGTAAGGTGGGCGGGCGGCCGGCCTGGCTGAGCCTGGAGCTGCCGGGCCCCGAGCGCCTGCGGTGCGGCGGATGCGCGCAGCCCCTGATGTTCCTGCTGCAGGTGTACGCGCCGCGGGAAAGCGCCTTCCACCGCTCGCTCCTCATCTTCTGCTGCGCGCTCTCGGACTGTCCGGATCGCAGCTTCATCATCCTGCGGAGCCAGCTGGGGCGGGTCAACGATTTCTATTCGGCCGAGCCCGAGCCGGAGCCGGAGCCAGATGCACCCGTCAGACCGATTCCTGGGCTCAACCTGTGCCGCGTGTGCGGCGCCTCTGGCCGCAAGACTTGCTCCCGTTGCCATCGCGCCCGGTACTGCGGCAAGGAGCACCAAAGAGCCGACTGGAAAGCGGGGCACCGAGCGGTGTGCGGCCAGCCCG GACAACCGGACGATGATGGGTTTTCAGCTCTCAATATCCTTTTTCCCGAGTTCGAGTTGGTGATGGAGCTCGAGGAATCGGAGGGTGAGGAGCTGGAAGAACTCCAAACGTGCATGGGCTCAATGTCAGTACAAAAAAGTG TTTGCATGTCTGAGGTGATGGAGGAGCAGGAGCTGGAAGCCATGGCAAAACATGCAACGAAAGAAGACCAGATCTTTGCTAAGTTTAAGAAGCGGATTGCATTAGCACCAGATCAG GTGTTGCGCTACTGCAGAGGCGGAGGCCCATTGTGGGTATCTGGTAATAACACTCCAACGGATAATGATATCCCAAATTGTTCTTGTGGAGCTCGGCGTGAATTTGAATTTCAG gtgATGCCACAGTTGCTTAACCAGCTTAAAGTGGATCGTCTTGAAGAAAGTTTGGATTGGGGAACACTTGTTGTTTATACATGTGCACAAAGCTGTGACCCTGGCAACACATACGTTCTCGAGTTCATCTGGAAGCAGGATTTTTCTGCAGAGCAGGTCTAA